A genomic window from Gossypium hirsutum isolate 1008001.06 chromosome D10, Gossypium_hirsutum_v2.1, whole genome shotgun sequence includes:
- the LOC121222328 gene encoding glutaredoxin-C9 has protein sequence MNLEYPYEIVKQLASSNAVVLFSTSGNDCMCTVAKRLLLGLGVAPITIELDHHVAGPDIQAVLSRLAADGSRQPIPAVFVGGKFLGGIETLIASHINGTLIPLLKDAGALWL, from the coding sequence ATGAACCTTGAGTATCCATACGAGATAGTGAAGCAGCTAGCTTCAAGCAACGCAGTTGTCCTTTTCAGTACGAGTGGCAACGATTGCATGTGCACCGTGGCCAAACGACTCCTCTTAGGCCTTGGCGTTGCCCCCATTACCATCGAGCTTGACCACCATGTTGCAGGTCCCGACATTCAAGCTGTCCTCTCTCGGCTCGCCGCAGATGGCAGTCGACAGCCTATCCCTGCCGTGTTTGTTGGTGGTAAGTTCCTTGGTGGCATTGAAACCCTCATCGCTTCCCACATCAATGGCACGTTGATCCCTCTCCTCAAAGATGCTGGTGCACTTTGGCTCTAA
- the LOC107914324 gene encoding uncharacterized protein, with product MSQEQNQPSPAAAQPDRRPPFDPSRMIGIIKRKALIKELAAVYHGECLAYCQELLELQKKWNEPFIDDKSPDDSRKKMKPPKRLKKSR from the exons ATGAGCCAAGAACAGAACCAACCTTCTCCTGCTGCTGCTCAGCCAGATCGGCGTCCTCCATTCGATCCCAGTCGAA TGATTGGCATTATTAAGAGGAAGGCATTAATAAAAGAATTAGCTGCTGTATACCATGGTGAATGCCTTGCATACTGTCAAGAACTTCTTGAGCTTCAGAAAAAGTGGAATGAG CCCTTTATTGATGATAAAAGCCCTGATGATTCGAGGAAGAAAATGAAGCCTCCAAAACGGCTAAAGAAGTCTCGCTAA
- the LOC107913807 gene encoding p21-activated protein kinase-interacting protein 1, producing the protein MSLIAGSYERFIWGFKLKPLTHDPLSQSLNLTQIFSYPSHIAPITTVAAAGPAAASGSSDDTIHIYDLSSAASLGPLHHFSSSITSLSFYCPPNLSFPRNLLSAAADGTISIFDTEPFVLLKSFRSHKKCINDLAVHPSGKLALSVSRDGCLAMSNLMRGKRSFCCRLGKEATIVKFDGSGERFFMASEEKIGVHLAEDARLLLELDNQKRVLCAAPGEGGILFTGGESRSITAWDTNSGKVAYCIEDAHSTRLKGVVVLTKDGGSDDEPYLVASASSDGFIRVWDVRMAAKEKPNPLAEANTKSRLTCLAGSSLKSSKRPRIGKSTPKEEDVAEEV; encoded by the exons ATGTCCCTTATAGCAGGTTCCTACGAACGTTTCATTTGGGGCTTCAAACTGAAACCCCTAACTCATGACCCCCTTTCTCAATCTCTCAATCTTACCCAAATCTTCTCTTACCCATCCCACATCGCCCCCATAACCACCGTAGCCGCCGCTGGTCCAGCCGCTGCTTCCGGCTCTTCAGATGACACCATCCACATCTACGACCTCTCATCCGCCGCTTCCCTCGGTCCTCTTCACCACTTCTCCTCCTCCATCACTTCCCTCTCTTTCTACTGCCCTCCAAACCTCTCCTTCCCTCGTAATCTCCTCTCCGCCGCTGCTGATGGCACCATATCCATCTTTGACACGGAACCCTTTGTTCTTCTCAAGTCCTTTAGGTCCCATAAAAAGTGTATCAATGATTTGGCTGTTCATCCTTCTGGGAAGCTTGCTTTGAGTGTTTCTCGTGATGGGTGTTTGGCTATGTCGAATTTGATGAGAGGAAAAAGGAGCTTTTGTTGTAGGCTGGGAAAAGAAGCGACGATTGTTAAATTTGATGGGAGTGGAGAGAGGTTTTTTATGGCTTCCGAGGAGAAAATTGGTGTTCATTTAGCGGAAGATGCTAGGTTATTGTTGGAGTTGGATAATCAAAAACGAGTTCTTTGTGCTGCTCCTGGAGAG GGTGGAATTTTATTTACTGGTGGTGAGAGCCGTAGTATTACAGCATGGGACACAAACAGCGGTAAGGTTGCTTATTGCATCGAAGATGCACATTCTACCCGTCTAAAAGGTGTTGTTGTGCTTACCAAAGATGGTGGTAGTGATGATGAACCATATTTAGTGGCATCTGCATCATCCGATGGGTTTATACGTGTTTGGGATGTTCGGATGGCTGCCAAGGAGAAGCCAAATCCATTGGCCGAGGCTAATACGAAGTCCAGGCTGACTTGTCTTGCTGGATCATCTCTCAAAT CTTCTAAACGACCTCGGATTGGGAAGAGTACTCCTAAAGAAGAGGATGTGGCAGAAGAAGTATAA